Proteins co-encoded in one Burkholderia ambifaria AMMD genomic window:
- a CDS encoding sigma-E factor negative regulatory protein has product MGSVNKQSQAYSRGERLSALVDGELFDGPDHGQFLAELDRADRATWAHYHLIGDALRSDELALSPALSVAFTARMSAALESEPHLLAPAAAPVARKLLSLRRRVVPAFAVAAAAATLTWIVVPQLQTAGAPGAVQVASAGAPQSGNLQRVTVAQASAQQGLQDVNIIRDASLDQYLEAHQQFAQQPVVTGSMPLIRAAVTTTPGQ; this is encoded by the coding sequence ATGGGGTCGGTCAATAAGCAGTCGCAAGCGTACTCGCGCGGCGAGCGTCTTTCCGCTCTGGTCGACGGTGAGCTGTTCGACGGCCCGGATCACGGGCAGTTTCTGGCTGAGCTCGATCGTGCGGATCGCGCGACGTGGGCCCACTACCACCTGATCGGCGATGCGCTGCGCTCGGACGAGCTCGCGCTGTCGCCCGCGCTGAGCGTCGCGTTCACCGCGCGCATGTCCGCCGCGCTCGAAAGCGAGCCGCACCTGCTCGCACCGGCCGCCGCGCCGGTCGCGCGCAAGCTGCTGTCGCTGCGCCGCCGTGTCGTGCCCGCTTTCGCGGTGGCCGCCGCGGCCGCCACGCTCACGTGGATCGTCGTTCCGCAACTGCAGACGGCCGGTGCGCCCGGCGCCGTCCAGGTCGCGTCGGCAGGCGCGCCGCAGAGCGGCAACCTGCAGCGCGTGACGGTTGCACAGGCATCGGCGCAGCAGGGCCTGCAGGACGTCAACATCATCCGCGACGCAAGTCTCGACCAATACCTTGAAGCGCACCAGCAATTCGCGCAGCAGCCCGTCGTCACAGGCTCGATGCCGCTGATCCGCGCTGCCGTGACCACCACGCCAGGCCAATAA
- a CDS encoding protein YgfX: MTSPIDAPAGRPQRFALRASAVSYVVLAAFVAAAAASVYLFWAPRAGAAAGACVSAATAALLAVCATRACARRLPAELRIDAFGEIAAFGRTGRLLARGRVTGHAHWSSLLLVLSVGQGARRARPLLIPADALDAASFSALSVLARTAGTAARA; encoded by the coding sequence TTGACGAGTCCAATCGATGCTCCGGCCGGGCGTCCGCAGCGCTTTGCGTTGCGGGCCTCGGCCGTGTCGTATGTCGTGCTGGCCGCGTTCGTCGCGGCGGCTGCCGCATCCGTGTACCTGTTCTGGGCGCCGCGGGCCGGTGCCGCCGCCGGCGCGTGCGTGTCCGCGGCGACGGCCGCGCTGCTTGCCGTGTGTGCCACGCGGGCCTGTGCCCGTCGGCTGCCGGCCGAATTGCGGATCGATGCATTCGGGGAGATTGCGGCGTTTGGCCGCACCGGGCGTTTGCTGGCCCGTGGCCGCGTGACCGGCCATGCGCACTGGAGCAGCCTGCTGCTCGTGCTGTCGGTCGGGCAGGGCGCCCGGCGCGCCCGGCCGCTGCTGATTCCGGCCGATGCGCTCGACGCCGCGTCGTTCAGCGCGCTGTCCGTGCTGGCGCGTACGGCGGGCACGGCGGCGCGGGCATGA
- the fabF gene encoding beta-ketoacyl-ACP synthase II, giving the protein MSRRRVVVTGLGLISPVGNNVADGWANLVAGKSGIATVTKFDPSNLAVHFAGEVKGFSAEEYIPAKEARNMDTFIHYGIAAGVQAIRDSGLEVNEANAERIGVLVGSGIGGLPMIEDTHQTYVDRGARRISPFFVPGSIINMISGHLSIMFGLKGPNLAAVTACTTGLHSIGLAARLIQAGDADVMVAGGAESTVSPLGIGGFAAARALSTRNDDPATASRPWDKDRDGFVLGEGSGVMVLEEYEAAKARGAKIYAEVSGFGMTGDAYHMTAPNMDGPRRCMVAALRDAGVNPDEVQYLNAHGTSTQLGDKNESDAVKAAFGEHAYKLIVNSTKSMTGHLLGGAGGLESVFTVLALHNNVSPPTINIFNQDPECDLDYCANTARDMKIDVAVKNNFGFGGTNGTLVFKRV; this is encoded by the coding sequence GTGAGCCGCCGTCGTGTTGTCGTTACAGGCCTGGGGCTGATTTCGCCCGTTGGCAATAATGTTGCCGACGGCTGGGCCAATCTCGTCGCCGGCAAGTCCGGCATCGCCACCGTCACGAAGTTCGATCCGTCGAACCTCGCCGTGCATTTCGCGGGCGAGGTGAAGGGTTTCAGCGCCGAGGAATACATCCCGGCGAAGGAAGCCCGCAACATGGACACGTTCATCCATTACGGCATCGCAGCCGGCGTCCAGGCAATCCGGGACAGCGGCCTCGAGGTGAACGAAGCCAATGCGGAACGCATCGGCGTGCTGGTCGGCTCCGGCATCGGCGGCCTGCCGATGATCGAAGACACGCACCAGACCTACGTCGATCGCGGCGCACGCCGGATTTCGCCGTTCTTCGTGCCGGGTTCGATCATCAACATGATCTCGGGTCACCTGAGCATCATGTTCGGCCTGAAGGGCCCGAACCTCGCGGCCGTCACGGCCTGCACGACCGGCCTGCACAGCATCGGCCTCGCGGCACGCCTGATCCAGGCCGGCGACGCCGACGTGATGGTCGCGGGCGGCGCCGAATCGACGGTGTCGCCGCTGGGCATCGGCGGCTTCGCGGCCGCGCGGGCGCTGTCGACCCGCAACGACGATCCGGCCACCGCGTCCCGTCCGTGGGACAAGGACCGCGACGGCTTCGTGCTGGGCGAGGGTTCCGGCGTGATGGTGCTCGAAGAGTACGAGGCGGCGAAGGCACGCGGCGCGAAGATCTATGCGGAAGTCTCGGGCTTCGGCATGACGGGCGACGCATACCACATGACCGCGCCGAACATGGACGGTCCGCGCCGCTGCATGGTCGCGGCCCTGCGCGACGCCGGCGTGAACCCGGACGAGGTCCAGTACCTGAACGCGCACGGCACGTCGACGCAGCTCGGTGACAAGAACGAGTCCGACGCGGTGAAGGCGGCATTCGGCGAGCACGCGTACAAGCTCATCGTGAACTCGACGAAGTCGATGACGGGCCACCTGCTGGGTGGCGCGGGTGGTCTGGAGTCGGTGTTCACGGTGCTGGCGCTGCACAACAACGTGTCGCCGCCGACCATCAACATCTTCAACCAGGACCCCGAGTGCGATCTCGATTACTGCGCGAACACCGCGCGGGACATGAAGATCGACGTGGCCGTGAAGAACAACTTCGGCTTCGGTGGTACCAACGGCACGCTGGTGTTCAAGCGCGTCTGA
- the rpoE gene encoding RNA polymerase sigma factor RpoE: MSEKEIDQALVERVQKGDKAAFELLVSKYHRKIIRLISRLVRDPAEVEDVAQDAFIKAYRALPQFRGESAFYTWLYRIAVNTAKNYLATQGRRAPTSTEADAEEAETFSDADQLRDINTPESMLMSKQIAETVNAAMAVLPEELRQAITLREIEGLSYEEIAEMMDCPIGTVRSRIFRAREAIAAKLRPLLDTPEGKRW, encoded by the coding sequence GTGAGTGAAAAAGAAATCGATCAGGCTCTGGTCGAGCGCGTACAGAAAGGCGACAAGGCGGCGTTCGAACTCCTGGTCTCCAAATACCACCGCAAGATCATTCGGCTGATCTCGCGCCTCGTGCGGGATCCCGCCGAGGTCGAGGATGTGGCCCAGGATGCGTTCATCAAGGCGTATCGTGCGTTGCCGCAGTTCCGCGGCGAGTCGGCGTTCTACACGTGGTTGTACCGGATTGCCGTCAATACGGCGAAGAACTACCTTGCGACGCAGGGCCGCCGGGCACCGACCTCCACGGAGGCCGATGCCGAGGAAGCGGAAACTTTCTCCGACGCAGACCAACTAAGGGATATCAACACGCCTGAGTCGATGTTGATGAGCAAGCAGATTGCCGAGACGGTCAACGCTGCAATGGCCGTCCTGCCCGAAGAGTTGCGCCAGGCGATTACGCTGCGTGAGATCGAGGGCCTGAGCTACGAAGAGATCGCGGAAATGATGGATTGTCCGATCGGGACGGTCCGGTCGCGGATCTTCCGGGCGCGCGAGGCAATCGCTGCTAAATTGCGTCCGCTGCTCGATACGCCCGAAGGCAAGCGCTGGTAA